The following proteins are encoded in a genomic region of Variovorax paradoxus:
- a CDS encoding SUMF1/EgtB/PvdO family nonheme iron enzyme, translated as MAAPLSLPHSIDSPDMQRAGRELLSLALIDARNHTLHLLSLYEEALGSSALSVARTEDEGVVPPVWLAGHIGWFAEWWIGRNTQRAFGADCPVRPTRLAAIDPHADNWWNPAQATREQLWSPGLPDLGQTKAYLLETLESTLELLEHAAETDPGLYFYRLALLHEDLRGEQFIVMAQTLGLALGIEQMPMAVTREPLLLPATQWELGQPEGCGFAFAQDQGLQRVDVPEFEIDAQPVTWNQYIEFVDEGGYDREELWHPQGWRWLDAQIDGRRGPRHVEQIGAARHGTGGSVLQQRFGATVRAAGHHSAVHLSWWEADAWARWAGRRIATEVEWEIAAHTAARRGFRWADVHEWTAGTLQPWPGFRADPWSGGSEFDPTPAFGRARVLRGASFATRARLRSPRRRGFALPGRDDGFFGFRTCSL; from the coding sequence ATGGCTGCGCCGCTCTCCCTGCCGCATTCGATCGATTCACCCGACATGCAGCGCGCGGGCCGCGAACTGCTGTCGCTGGCCCTTATCGACGCGCGCAACCACACGCTGCACCTGCTGTCGCTTTACGAAGAGGCGCTGGGTTCCTCGGCGCTCTCGGTGGCGCGCACCGAAGACGAAGGCGTGGTGCCGCCGGTCTGGCTGGCCGGGCACATCGGCTGGTTTGCCGAATGGTGGATCGGACGCAACACCCAGCGTGCCTTCGGCGCCGATTGCCCGGTGCGGCCGACCCGGCTCGCGGCCATCGACCCCCACGCCGACAACTGGTGGAACCCGGCACAGGCCACGCGGGAGCAACTCTGGTCGCCCGGCCTGCCGGACCTCGGGCAGACCAAGGCCTACCTGCTCGAAACGCTGGAAAGTACCCTCGAGCTGCTCGAGCATGCGGCCGAGACCGACCCGGGCCTGTACTTCTACCGCCTCGCGCTCTTGCATGAAGACCTGCGCGGCGAGCAGTTCATCGTGATGGCGCAGACGCTGGGACTGGCCCTGGGCATCGAGCAGATGCCTATGGCCGTCACGCGCGAGCCCCTGCTGCTGCCCGCTACACAGTGGGAGCTTGGCCAACCGGAGGGTTGCGGGTTTGCATTCGCGCAGGACCAGGGGCTGCAACGGGTCGACGTGCCCGAATTCGAAATCGATGCCCAGCCCGTGACCTGGAACCAGTACATCGAGTTTGTCGACGAAGGCGGCTACGACCGCGAGGAGCTCTGGCATCCGCAAGGCTGGCGCTGGCTGGATGCGCAGATCGACGGACGCCGCGGGCCGCGCCATGTCGAGCAGATCGGTGCTGCGCGCCACGGCACCGGCGGCTCGGTGCTGCAGCAACGTTTCGGTGCGACCGTGCGCGCGGCCGGGCACCACAGCGCGGTGCACCTGAGCTGGTGGGAGGCCGACGCCTGGGCGCGCTGGGCCGGACGGCGCATCGCGACCGAAGTCGAATGGGAGATTGCAGCGCACACGGCGGCAAGGCGAGGCTTTCGCTGGGCCGACGTGCATGAATGGACCGCGGGCACGCTGCAGCCATGGCCCGGTTTCCGGGCCGATCCTTGGAGCGGGGGCAGCGAGTTCGACCCGACGCCGGCATTCGGCCGGGCGCGCGTGCTGCGGGGCGCCTCGTTCGCGACCCGCGCGCGGCTGCGCTCGCCACGCCGCAGGGGCTTTGCGCTGCCCGGCCGCGATGACGGCTTTTTTGGCTTCAGAACCTGCAGTCTGTGA
- a CDS encoding TRAP transporter small permease subunit: MSALLKFSFWMDWISSQLGKVAAFTVLSAALISAGNAFVRFGLNTSSNAWLEIQWYLFAATVMLGAPVVLKLNEHVRVDIIYGKLKGHGPVYVDLFGLLCFLLPVMGIIAWLSWPLFYSMLLSGEMSNNSGGLIRWPAMMLLPLGFALMFLQGVSEVIKRIAYLKGLIQMDTHYEKPVQ; this comes from the coding sequence TTGTCCGCACTTCTCAAGTTTTCGTTCTGGATGGACTGGATCAGCAGCCAGCTCGGCAAGGTCGCCGCGTTCACGGTGCTCTCCGCGGCGCTGATTTCCGCTGGCAACGCCTTCGTTCGCTTCGGCCTCAATACCAGCTCCAATGCCTGGCTCGAAATCCAGTGGTACCTGTTCGCCGCCACGGTCATGCTCGGCGCGCCGGTGGTGCTCAAGCTCAACGAGCACGTGCGCGTGGACATCATCTACGGCAAGCTTAAGGGCCATGGGCCGGTCTACGTGGACCTTTTCGGCCTGCTCTGTTTCCTGCTGCCGGTGATGGGCATCATCGCCTGGCTCAGCTGGCCGCTCTTCTACAGCATGCTGCTGTCGGGCGAAATGTCGAACAATTCGGGCGGACTGATCCGCTGGCCCGCCATGATGCTGCTGCCGCTGGGCTTTGCCTTGATGTTCCTGCAGGGCGTGTCGGAGGTGATCAAGCGCATCGCCTACCTGAAGGGCCTGATCCAGATGGACACGCACTACGAAAAGCCGGTGCAGTGA